A genomic stretch from Strongyloides ratti genome assembly S_ratti_ED321, chromosome : 1 includes:
- a CDS encoding C11.1 — protein MVESLHELILALLDAIISNSNNKENREELCECLQSFGFQQPTLFLRASHAFMLQHPKLSASEKAMILSSINVVLGKSSILGNLDEQQGLLIINLVTQEITLTKENEEEWAESGKEVLVTLGKNDRFVPNVMDALLQKFPPGLSHSPHKYIVKSLSAISEHNPPGFIPFLTDILSRAVRLLPQLKIEQMKSVWSQALCSFCDSIIEYYHSGQINESNLSYNDILKDYSDQMEQLYDVIITWVNSKDSKVRADSIECVGTLCMMIDKKRIIKDVKKLVTLFTNLYKRCTLEEQLGITRGICHFLEASCEEADESVPLEHYIDDILNNVFPHVCIDQETREGNYDEMTSSSSNLNSIKLRNESLRCFHVAAERFADKIVYYLLHKMQSVVDNIKLGAINLMRHLLNSPSVQMEDKRSLIIMGLKPMLTTETLTSVVKKGICQLCIALADHGFVDKERSGSLVIDFLTKNLISDPLMLARNGICYDSESQGLSTVHSHCAQALHTIAKTCDSSLELLWPHLFEFICLESYNAVAADIFKCIRIVVNRIKEKNGKLDFESGFDNVKVANNVQVFSRLIVSLNASPLSSAVVYRIKESLLLIESLCEWFHPNLRKVCDSKISNLINASEKLLSSQNNENVVSSVNYISSKLPNQTSKGCIKVTKIEMWSSMVMDFVKETLVAINSGEWRQSFAASMAKQISLYGNQTRDRSFLLTCIGSILSYITDNTFVVDHLILIFRSANHSHYIERIGCAMAVGYCSKTHTDLVLTELENIAKWEHLKKNSSGFFSFMSYKSYTDQEMINLRATLMLSYGYLMMNCPVETIVQRLEKTVLVFLRIYMGNTKQDTVVREALLETMHLIAKAFHPSNFTSEYKFDMRTELYGYIKEYIQSENQETLSSWVRLLACKATTSLIKLEPDVLEDELWDLIKVMAKFTLSLRREKSGLKTIDNDQASTMMEATVEKFREVIQQMIKKKPTVETVFDLLKMFTPYFGSQYDHERTRAIDIVVLILESYNDNATDISLGKANDFMPMYFLLGRLCPRITDSLFQVRKSSLKAIKITFSLWSLHRGFSKDHADEDFDVNKFIKIYLANETKLDSNSSRKAIAAMGEHVESRLPQSQIHQYLSVLFEMLTDRQSIVSSSAAQLLASIIKSRGSQLESEAEFLTEVMLNKLAEIQNCIQTYSDLLNALITLASHQLYTVIDVLLRQELPYSVSTTDVWQSLSRESTQFGLILDYLFELMGLIVDENKDTSTTSISMQTFSPTKNIDIGNGFTIKNVTPECCAFLSAINVIMKASPSEEILSNRSYQILAILLQLLSSIIDSKFPSYMVDVNDDEKNSCDSSKSPKIKPSILTNKLKTIFSSPSLLVSTAIKTLLENTKNEHIIDIMNSERAWTLLTHLQNYTNGVDILCKALSDSRPQWIRPLTKLLELYISSTLNAHRISIAIVFSSLVARCPDNHGNFDLTFFDSIMETLLELIKDECLLVRKLSIRGLGKLPIVASICHAQSSSIVLEKYIKLAVESAMKGLDDTNDVDDQVTIESLKALDSLVLVADIKNAVLRSVSFSLLSELATKVEQNDIFIDALHSNIVAIAIHLNDEDEIVRKKCVMVLKKSVELFTAPALSTLIARSFENNDVQINYNNFIKDFAMVVAISYPEKLNYNSLICAGYFNSTNARSRMNSAIFIGYLLSELNDNLRSFIPINIIFPGLAKLLKDPEPQVSLAAAKAISCLANFT, from the exons ATGGTGGAGTCGTTACATG AATTAATATTAGCTCTTCTGGATGCCATTATAagtaatagtaataataaagaaaatagaGAAGAATTATGTGAATGCTTACAAAGTTTTGGTTTTCAGCAACCTACTTTGTTTTTAAGAGCTTCACATGCTTTTATGTTGCAACATCCAAAA ttatcAGCTAGCGAAAAAGCTATGATTTTAAGTAGTATAAATGTTGTCTTGGGAAAATCTAGTATATTGGGAAATTTAGATGAACAGCAAggattattaattataaatttagttACACAAGAGATTACACTAACTAAAGAAAATGAGGAGGAATGGGCTGAGTCTGGTAAAGAAGTACTAGTAACATTAGGTAAAAATGATAGATTTGTACCTAATGTAATGGATgcattattacaaaaatttccTCCTGGTTTATCACATTCTccacataaatatattgttaagTCTCTTTCAGCAATCTCAGAACATAATCCTCCTGGTTTTATTCCTTTTTTAACAGATATCTTATCAAGAGCTGTTAGACTTCTTCCACAATTAAAGATTGAACAAATGAAATCTGTCTGGTCACAGGCATTATGTTCTTTTTGTGATTCTATTATAGAATATTATCATTCTGGACAAATAAATGAATCAAATTTATcttataatgatattttaaaggATTATTCTGATCAAATGGAACAATTATATGATGTTATTATAACATGGGTTAATTCAAAAGATTCTAAAGTTAGGGCTGATTCTATTGAATGTGTAGGAACATTATGTATGatgattgataaaaaaagaataataaaagatgtaaaaaaattagttacattatttacaaatttatacaaaagaTGTACATTAGAGGAACAACTTGGAATAACAAGAGGTATATGTCATTTTCTTGAGGCTTCCTGTGAGGAGGCTGATGAATCTGTTCCCCTAGAACATTATATtgatgatatattaaataatgtttttccTCATGTATGTATTGATCAAGAAACAAGAGAGGGAAATTATGATGAGATGACTTCTTCTTCATCAAATTTAAATTCTATTAAATTAAGGAATGAAAGTTTGAGATGTTTCCATGTGGCAGCAGAAAGATTTGCAGATAAGATAGTGTATTATTTACTTCACAAAATGCAAAGTGTTGTTGATAACATCAAATTAGGTGCAATTAATTTAATGAGgcatttattaaattctCCCAGTGTTCAAATGGAGGATAAAAGatcattaattataatgGGATTGAAACCAATGTTGACAACAGAAACATTAACATCTGTTGTTAAAAAGGGAATTTGCCAATTATGTATTGCCTTAGCAGATCATGGTTTTGTTGACAAAGAAAGAAGTGGAAGTTTAGTAATTGattttttgacaaaaaatttaatttctgATCCATTAATGTTAGCGAGGAATGGTATTTGTTATGATTCTGAATCTCAAGGTCTTTCAACAGTTCATTCACATTGTGCTCAAGCATTACATACAATTGCTAAAACATGTGACTCCTCTCTCGAGTTATTATGGCCCCatttatttgaatttatttgtttagaAAGTTATAATGCAGTGGCTGCTGacatatttaaatgtattagAATTGTTGTAAATagaataaaagaaaaaaatggaaAGTTAGACTTTGAGAGTGGTTTTGATAACGTTAAAGTTGCTAATAATGTACAAGTTTTTTCAAGATTAATTGTATCTTTAAATGCATCACCATTAAGTTCTGCTGTTGTTTATAGGATTAAAGAATCATTATTATTGATAGAATCTCTTTGTGAATGGTTTCATCCTAATTTAAGAAAAGTTTGTGACTCtaaaataagtaatttaattaatgcatctgaaaaattattaagtagtcaaaataatgaaaatgttGTTTCATCAGTCAATTACATATCATCTAAATTACCTAATCAAACATCTAAAGGATGTATAAAAGTTACAAAAATAGAAATGTGGAGTAGTATGGTAATGGATTTTGTTAAGGAGACACTTGTTGCAATAAATAGTGGTGAATGGAGACAGTCATTTGCAGCATCTATGGCTAAACAAATTAGTTTATATGGAAATCAAACTAGAGATAGAAGTTTTTTGTTAACATGTATTGGATCAATTTTATCATACATCACTGATAATACTTTTGTTGTTgatcatttaatattaatcttTCGTTCAGCTAATCATTCACATTACATTGAAAGGATTGGTTGTGCAATGGCTGTAGGATATTGTTCTAAAACACATACAGATTTGGTATTAACagaattagaaaatattgcAAAATGGGAacatcttaaaaaaaattcatcaggtttttttagttttatgtCATATAAATCATATACTGATCaagaaatgataaatttaagaGCAACATTAATGTTAAGTTATGGATATTTAATGATGAATTGTCCTGTTGAAACAATTGTTCAACGCCTAGAAAAGACAgttttagtatttttaagaatttatATGGGTAATACAAAACAAGATACGGTTGTTAGAGAAGCTTTATTAGAAACTATGCATCTTATTGCAAAAGCTTTTCATCCATCTAATTTTACTTCTGAATACAAATTTGATATGAGAACAGAACTTTATGGatatattaaagaatatatacAATCTGAAAATCAGGAAACTCTTTCTAGTTGGGTAAGATTACTTGCATGTAAAGCTACAAcatcattaattaaattagaaCCAGATGTTTTGGAGGATGAACTTTGGGATTTGATAAAAGTTATGGCTAAATTTACTTTATCATTAAGAAGAGAAAAAAGTGGATTAAAGACGATTGATAATGATCAGGCAAGTACAATGATGGAAGCAACAGTTGAAAAATTTAGAGAGGTAATTCaacaaatgataaaaaaaaaaccaacaGTTGAGACGGTgtttgatttattaaaaatgtttacacCATACTTTGGTTCACAATATGATCATGAAAGGACAAGAGCTATTGATATAGTTGTTCTTATTCTTGAAtcatataatgataatgcTACAGATATTAGTTTAGGAAAAGCTAATGATTTTATGCCAATGTATTTTTTGTTGGGACGTCTTTGTCCCAGAATTACTGATTCACTTTTCCAAGTACGAAAGTCATCTTTAAAAgcaattaaaataacttttagtTTATGGTCTCTTCATAGAGGATTTTCAAAAGATCATGCTGATGAAGATTTtgatgtaaataaatttattaaaatatatttggcAAATGAAACCAAATTGGATTCAAATAGTAGTAGGAAAGCTATTGCAGCAATGGGAGAACATGTAGAATCAAGATTACCACAATCTCAAATTCATCAATATCTTTCTGTTCTTTTTGAAATGTTAACAGATCGTCAAAGTATTGTTAGTTCAAGTGCTGCTCAGTTGTTAGcatcaattataaaaagtagaGGAAGTCAACTTGAGTCAGAGGCAGAATTTTTAACGGAagtaatgttaaataaattagcTGAAATTCAAAATTGTATTCAAACTTATTCAGATTTGTTAAATGCTTTAATAACATTAGCTTCTCATCAATTGTATACTGTTATTGATGTATTATTACGTCAAGAACTTCCATATTCTGTCTCAACAACAGATGTTTGGCAAAGTCTTTCTAGAGAAAGTACACAGTTTGGATTAATTTTAGATTATCTATTTGAGTTAATGGGACTTATTGTTGATGAAAATAAAGATACATCCACAACTTCTATATCAATGCAAACATTTTCAccaacaaaaaatattgacaTTGGAAATggttttacaataaaaaatgtaactCCAGAATGTTGTGCTTTTCTATCAGCAATTAATGTTATCATGAAAGCATCACCATCAgaagaaattttatcaaatagaagttatcaaattttagcaattcttttacaattattatctTCAATAATTGATTCAAAATTTCCATCATACATGGTAGATGTTaatgatgatgaaaaaaattcatgTGACTCATCAAAATCACCAAAAATTAAACCAtcaatattaacaaataaattaaaaacaattttttcatcACCTTCTTTGTTAGTTTCAACTGccattaaaacattattagaaaatacCAAAAATGAACATATAATTGATATTATGAATAGTGAACGTGCCTGGACATTATTAACacatttacaaaattatacaaatggtgttgatattttatgtaaAGCATTATCAGATAGTAGACCACAATGGATAAGACCATTAACTAAATTATTAGAACTTTATATTTCAAGTACATTAAATGCTCATAGAATATCTATAGCTATtgttttttcttcattaGTTGCACGTTGCCCCGATAATCATggaaattttgatttaactttttttgacAGTATAATGGAAACATTAttagaattaataaaagatgaATGTTTACTTGTAAGAAAGTTATCAATAAGAGGTTTAGGAAAATTACCAATTGTTGCTTCTATATGTCATGCTCAGTCATCTAGTAttgttttagaaaaatatataaaattagcAGTAGAATCAGCAATGAAAGGATTAGATGATACTAATGATGTTGATGATCAAGTTACAATAGAATCTTTAAAAGCTCTTGATTCATTGGTATTAGTTGCTGATATTA AGAATGCTGTATTGAGATCTGtatcattttctttattatcaGAATTAGCAACTAAAGTTGaacaaaatgatatatttattgatgCATTACATTCAAATATTGTAGCTATTGCAATTCATTTAAATGATGAAGATGAAATTGTTAGAAAG aaatgtgttatggttttaaaaaaatctgtTGAATTATTTACAGCTCCAGCATTGTCAACATTAATTGCCAGgtcatttgaaaataatgatgttcaaattaattataataattttataaaagattttgcCATGGTTGTTGCTATATCTTATcctgaaaaattaaattacaatTCATTGATATGTGCTGGATATTTTAATTCAACAAATGCAAGAAGTAGAATGAATTCTGCTATATTTATAGGTTACCTTTTATCAGAgcttaatgataatttaagaAGTTTTATTccaattaatattatatttcctGGTTTAGCTAAATTGCTTAAAGATCCCGAACCACAAGTATCTTTGGCTGCTGCAAAAGCTATAAGTTGTCTAGCTAATTTTACATAG
- a CDS encoding LPS-induced tumor necrosis factor alpha factor domain-containing protein, which produces MNSNFSKNDSQTPEIQSPPPPYFNIEIDGDEKNQPNFVPPNIIPPSDIQPNQIPLNNIPPNNIPLNNIPPNNILPTNNLPNQFAPIQHPPILNPYTIVVGHNCGRYYRAYPRTRYPSTLYCFNCNKYVLSIIHYERGQNYKKNWLIMLLLCLICPPFLCVLPIILLTNVLNNVIHKCPDCGTVIGIHLANG; this is translated from the exons ATGAATTctaattttagtaaaaatgaTTCACAAACACCAGAAATTCAATCACCTCCACCcccatattttaatatagaaATTGATGGAGATGAAAAAAATCAACCAAATTTTGTACCACCAAATATTATTCCTCCAAGTGACATTCAACCGAATCAAATTCCTCTAAATAATATTCCCCCAAATAATATTCCCCTAAATAATATTCCACCAAATAATATTCTCCCAACTAATAATTTACCAAATCAATTTGCACCAATACAACATCCACCAATATTAAATCCATATACAATTGTTGTTGGTCATAATTGTGGAAGATATTATCGTGCTTATCCAAGAACACGATACCCATCTACATTATATTGTTTCAATTGTAAT aAATATGTTTTATCTATTATACATTATGAAAGAGGtcaaaattacaaaaaaaattggttgattatgttattattatgCCTTATTTGTCCACCATTTTTATGTGTATTAccaataattcttttaacaaatgttttaaataatgtgaTTCATAAATGTCCTGATTGTGGTACTGTTATTGGTATTCATTTAGCAAAtggataa
- a CDS encoding Charged multivesicular body protein 2a has product MKKLFGKRESPSEKLKRNQKCLNKVMREIDREKKLFELKEKEITIEIKKMAKINQMDSVYIMAKQLVKTRNYRKKLSIMKANIQEVSLKITTLKSQDSIDTTMKSIVISMKKMSNCMNLPRIKEIMMDFEKESKVVDIKNDIIDDAFDDIIDDSDKTESVINSILDELGIQIKDKLNNLPVVSNKVEVEKKNKLNDKRTPPNFHDDLHTRLQNLKRK; this is encoded by the exons atgaagAAATTGTTTGGAAAACGTGAATCTCCTTCTGAAAAACTAAAAAGAAATCAAAAATGCTTAAATAAAGTAATGCGTGAAATTGATagagaaaaaaaactttttgagTTAAAGGAAAAAGAAATTACAATagagattaaaaaaatggcaaaaataaatcaaatg gaTTCTGTTTATATTATGGCTAAACAACTTGTTAAAACACGTAACTATCGTAAAAAACTTTCAATTATGAAGGCTAACATTCAAGAGGTTTCTCTTAAAATTACAACATTGAAAAGTCAAGATTCAATAGATACAACAATGAAAAGTATAGTTATTtctatgaaaaaaatgaGTAATTGTATGAATCTTCCACGAATCAAAGAAATAATGATGGATTTTGAAAAAGAATCAAAAGTtgtagatataaaaaatgatattattgaTGATGCATTTGATGATATAATAGATGATTCTGATAAAACTGAAAGTGTAATAAATAGTATTTTGGATGAATTAGGTATTCAAATTAAAGATAAGCTAAATAATCTTCCGGTAGTTTCTAACAAAGTTgaagtagaaaaaaaaaacaaattgaaTGATAAAAGAACACCACCAAATTTCCATGACGATCTTCATACAAGacttcaaaatttaaaacgtaaataa
- a CDS encoding P-loop containing nucleoside triphosphate hydrolase domain-containing protein has translation MTNLMKTLINLNFSQCERSMDCAADNDNFYDEYYDDVDNFSNPFEGKENSLFNKNGKDLLSLKRTDPIFIPFNSKHRGVQEILKDVHVQPKRINEIIDVFNNLMKEEMSKKPKVVLLTGPPGCGKTFLMEKIFKLFEFRVKRYDEKQTLLNPNDSSLGKINYSGLFINFLYSCNYMAHRCYTSYGAKKTNLVFIDELPNFIYDDPSIFSKKIVEIIKLNCNPIYVFQFSKANTSSNHGHFWVFTPDVINDLEVKQIQMLPVANTLVFAALKKYVDQNQITMPFHGRELKLRGQKGYSKLWERILILANGDIRQGKIIIDFCTTENYESPEYKRRKSDIIYRHNAFGNHQRTFQPGFLAIFENGINFKVDQFHALGKLFYAKRLDKHSNPKILNEYTKTENMLIRGLENLKRPSPPEVSITDIVTYKPFTTSRIIEYLFEHEHYFANDIKSLNKIYDNVLTLDYALATDNLRYTELDVYMYEITCRSLLYYNYKEKNKSSTSNSFYSITKPLTGYKSLNEINNKIKKLHEQVINETNDIVCYRDLSDYLDFKDFVAK, from the exons ATGacaaatttaatgaaaacaTTAATTAACTTAAA CTTCAG TCAATGTGAAAGAAGTATGGACTGTGCAGctgataatgataatttttatgatgaATATTATGATGATGTTGATAACTTTAGTAATCCTTTTGAAGGTAAAGAgaattcattatttaataaaaatgggAAGGATTTATTGTCATTAAAAAGAACAGATCCCATTTTTATTCCATTTAATAGTAAACATAGAGGAGTTCAAGAAATACTAAAGGATGTTCATGTGCAACCAAAAAGAATTAATGag ataatagatgtttttaacaatttaatgAAAGAAGAAATGAGTAAAAAACCAAAAGTTGTTCTTCTAACTGGACCACCTGGCTGTggaaaaacatttttaatggagaaaatttttaaattatttgaatttcGTGTTAAACGGTATGATGAAAAACAGACATTGTTGAATCCAAATGACTCGTCACTaggaaaaattaattattcaggtttatttataaatttcttataCTCTTGTAATTATATGGCACATAGATGTTACACTTCATATGGAGctaaaaaaactaatttagtttttattgatgaattaccaaattttatttatga tgatcctagtattttttctaagaaaattgttgaaattataaaattgaattGTAATCCAATATATGTATTTCAATTTTCAAAAGCGAATACTTCATCTAACCATGGTCATTTTTGGGTATTTACTCCTGATGTAATAAATGATCTTGAAGTAAAGCAAATTCAAATGCTACCTGTAGCAAATACTTTAGTTTTTGCagctttaaaaaaatacgtTGATCAAAACCAAATAACAATGCCATTTCATGGAAGagaattaaaattaagaGGACAAAAAGGATATAGTAAATTATGGGAAcgaattttaattttagctAATGGTGATATTCGACAaggaaaaattataattgatTTTTGTACAACAGAAAATTATGAATCTCCAGAATATAAACGAAGGAAATCTGATATTATTTACAGACATAATGCTTTTGGAAATCATCAACGAACATTCCAACCTGGTTTTCTTGCTATTTTTGAAAATgggataaattttaaagtagaTCAATTTCATGCATTGGGAAAACTTTTTTACGCAAAACGTTTAGATAAACATTCTAAtcctaaaatattaaacGAATACACTAAAACTGAAAATATGTTAATACGTGGATtggaaaatttaaaaaggcCGTCACCGCCTGAAGTTTCTATTACAGATATTGTCACTTATAAACCATTTACTACATCAAGA aTTATTGAATATCTTTTTGAACATGAACATTATTTTGCAAATGACATCAAATcactaaataaaatttatgataacGTATTAACATTGGACTATGCGCTAGCAACTGATAACTTAAGATATACGGAGCTAGACGTATATATGTATGAAATAACTTGTAGAAGCCTGTTATActataattataaagaaaaaaacaaatCAAGTACCTCTAATTCATTTTATTCCATTACCAAACCTCTTACAggatataaaagtttaaatgaaattaataataaaataaaaaaattacatgaACAAGTAATTAATGAAACTAATGACATTGTATGTTATAGGGATCTTTCTGACTACCTAGATTTCAAAGATTTTGTAGcgaaataa
- a CDS encoding Nucleoside diphosphate-linked moiety X motif 19, mitochondrial, translating to MNALIRKSASTILWNRELRNILMLQRGPTAKFMPNTFVFPGGVVEKTSDTNFPVDITNYGSVSGTKIIPKGDDSDFPLRICSLRELFEETGLLFVADKANSKKEVLSTLTDSGLSKMRNKVREKPSLFKDLFKDFIADVECLIPWSTWLTPATYPMRFNVVFYAINVDQNYDIDLCDKEMFSCFWEKPSHIFAKSKENVILPPPQYYELMRIRLAGDTDLSEMTDSNLICPQIYKTIDEPIKIVNILPGDNLFIDNFEDSEKLKVREISWKDLNMNDPKKI from the exons atgaatgcTCTAATAAGAAAATCAGCTTCAACAATATTAT ggAATCGAGAATTACGAAATATTCTTATGCTACAAAGAGGTCCAACAGCAAAATTTATGCCAAATACATTTGTTTTTCCTGGTGGAGTTGTTGAGAAGACCTCAGATACAAATTTTCCAGTTGATATTACCAATTATGGATCTGTAAGTGGTACTAAAATTATTCCAAAAGGAGATGATTCTGATTTTCCATTAAGAATATGTTCTTTGAGAGAACTATTTGAAGAAACGGGATTATTATTTGTAGCTGATAAAGCaaatagtaaaaaagaaGTTTTATCAACTTTGACTGATAGTGGTTTAAGTAAGATGAGAAATAAAGTTAGAGAAAAACCTTCTCTGTTTAAggatttatttaaagattttattgCTGATGTTGAATGTTTAATTCCTTGGTCAACATGGTTGACACCAGCAACATACCCAATGAGATTTAATGTTGTCTTTTATGCTATAAATGTAGACCAGAATTATGATATAGATTTATGTGATAAAGAAATGTTTTCATGTTTTTGGGAAAAACCAAGTCATATTTTTGCAAAATCTAAag aaaatgttatattaccTCCACCTCAATATTATGAATTAATGAGAATAAGACTTGCTGGTGATACTGATTTATCAGAAATGACTGATTCAAATTTGATATGTCctcaaatatataaaacaattgatgaaccaataaaaattgttaacaTACTTCCAGGtgacaatttatttattgacaATTTTGAAGATtcagaaaaattaaaagttagaGAAATTTCATGGAAAGATTTAAATATGAATGATCCAAAAAAG atatag
- a CDS encoding Nucleoside diphosphate-linked moiety X motif 19, mitochondrial: MSKRVPISASAILFNKNSEKSLLLRRGPTDKFAPNAYVFPGGVLERKYDTKFPLNLTNYDKIITPKIKPNNMENDFSLRVCSLRELFEETGLLFVTEKNNSKKKVLSSLDDGVLDKMKHKIKSNPMLFKDLFTDFHLDLDALTSLSYWMTPHGLPIRFETLFYVINVNEEHKIDLCKQEMTDCTWMKLEDILKNPDVKNYLPPPQIYEICRLHWSKYEKIEIDSKLIFPQLIFAKDPTKPDVYALPGDHLFIENMPPESEYDKRIMTFEEVDSYSKTKKVNRILFTNYKNSNFSDLVIRNFDKNDKNKPIMFEYISKFNSK, from the exons atgtcTAAACGTGTTCCAATATCTGCATCAGCCATTTTAT ttaataaaaattcagAAAAATCACTTCTTCTTCGTCGTGGACCAACTGATAAATTTGCTCCAAATGCTTATGTCTTTCCTGGTGGAGTTTTAGAAAGAAAGTATGATACAAAATTTCCTTTAAACTTAactaattatgataaaattatcacCCCTAAAATAAAACCAAATAATATGGAAAATGATTTTTCTTTACGTGTATGTTCATTAAGAGAATTATTTGAGGAGACTggattattatttgttactgaaaaaaataattctaaaaaaaaggtaCTTTCTTCACTTGATGATGGAGTACTAGATAAAAtgaaacataaaataaaaagtaatcctatgttatttaaagatttatttacTGATTTTCATCTTGATTTGGATGCTTTAACTTCATTGTCCTACTGGATGACGCCACATGGACTTCCAATAAGATTTGAAACTCTTTTTTATGTTATCAATGTAAATGAAGAGCATAAAATTGATTTATGTAAACAAGAAATGACTGATTGTACATGGATGAAACtagaagatattttaaaaaatccaGATG ttaaaaattatttaccaCCACCACAAATATATGAAATTTGTAGACTTCATTGGTCAAAGtatgaaaaaattgaaattgattcaaaattaatatttccaCAACTTATTTTTGCAAAAGATCCCACCAAACCTGATGTTTATGCATTACCAGGTGATCAtctttttattgaaaatatgcCTCCTGAATCTGAGTATGATAAACGAATCATGACATTTGAAGAAGTTGATTCTTATTCTAAAactaaaaaagtaaatagaattttatttaccaattacaaaaattcaaatttCTCTGATTTAGTAATAAGAAATTTTGAcaaaaatgacaaaaataaACCAATCATGTTTGagtatatttcaaaatttaattcaaaataa